In a genomic window of Gigantopelta aegis isolate Gae_Host chromosome 9, Gae_host_genome, whole genome shotgun sequence:
- the LOC121381523 gene encoding major centromere autoantigen B-like, translating into MTERPAKRRRVELSLDDKLKIIKSFESVPKPTFRSLSEKFSIGKSTVGDIIKKREVYKAEFEKNISGNKRRFNNACKFDKLNELVWQWFCQARAKNISISGPIIQEKASEFAKELAVADFKGSNVMPPKTSAERIAAYRARIRSNPNKKLDYLNKERIRDKRRRL; encoded by the exons ATGACGGAACGTCCAGCTAAACGTCGCCGTGTTGAACTCTCGCTCGATGATaaactcaaaataattaaaagtttcgaAAGTGTACCTAAACCAACGTTTAGATCTTTGAGTGAAAAGTTTAGTATTGGCAAATCAACAGTTGGAGATATCATCAAAAAACGAGAGGTTTATAAGGCAGAGTTTGAAAAGAATATTAGCGGGAATAAACGGCGGTTTAATAACGCATGTAAATTTGATAAGCTCAATGAACTGGTATGGCAGTGGTTCTGTCAAGCTCGCGCTAAAAACATCTCGATTTCTGGTCCCATCATCCAAGAGAAGGCCAGTGAATTTGCCAAGGAACTTGCAGTTGCAGATTTCAAGGGCTCGAATG TCATGCCACCAAAGACATCAGCTGAAAGAATAGCTGCATACCGAGCAAGAATTCGTAGCAATCCCAACAAGAAACTTGATTATCTCAACAAGGAACGAATAAGAGATAAAAGGCGAAGACTGTAA